One part of the Tunicatimonas pelagia genome encodes these proteins:
- a CDS encoding sodium:solute symporter, with protein MSPELVFIVIAGYFLLLISISYFTSRNSNSETFFTGNRQSPWYLVAFGMIGASLSGITFISVPGEVGNSQFTYLQFVLGFIPGYAFIALVLMPLYYKLNLVSIYGYLEQRFGYRAYKTGAFFFLLSRVIGASLRLFIVAGVLHIAFFKAVGLPFWLTVVVAIALIWLYTFRGGIKTIVWTDTLQTFFMLASLVVSILLIKSELDLSFGELTAVIQESNMSRVFVWDWQEPTNFFKQFIAGAFIAIVMTGLDQDMMQKNLTIKTLKDAQKNVFWFTVILVLANILFLSLGALLYIYANEIGFTIPERSDNLFPALAVNQFQVYAGVIFLLGITAAAYSSADSALTALTTSFCVDFLGIGRNRDEVRDAAKEKIDQRTRKWVHVMFSFILLIVILIFNFINDESVIMAVYRVATYTYGPLLGLYAFGLYTKWKVKDRWIPWVAVLSPLICFVLDTNSAAWFNGFKFGHFLLIINGAITFLGLLLIRDRSVSESV; from the coding sequence ATGTCGCCAGAATTAGTTTTCATTGTTATTGCGGGGTATTTTCTGCTATTGATATCGATATCTTACTTCACTTCGCGAAACTCCAACAGCGAGACATTCTTTACCGGTAACCGGCAGTCTCCTTGGTACTTGGTGGCCTTTGGTATGATTGGGGCTAGCTTGTCGGGTATCACCTTTATTTCGGTGCCGGGCGAGGTTGGTAATTCTCAATTTACCTACCTTCAATTTGTGTTGGGTTTTATTCCGGGCTACGCTTTTATCGCGCTAGTACTTATGCCGTTGTACTACAAATTAAATCTAGTGAGTATTTACGGGTACCTGGAGCAACGATTTGGGTATCGTGCCTACAAAACCGGGGCTTTCTTTTTTCTGCTATCACGAGTAATTGGTGCTTCGTTGCGATTGTTCATTGTGGCGGGAGTGTTGCATATCGCATTTTTTAAAGCCGTGGGGTTACCGTTTTGGTTAACCGTAGTGGTTGCAATCGCGCTTATTTGGTTGTACACCTTTCGGGGTGGAATTAAAACCATTGTGTGGACCGATACCTTACAAACCTTTTTTATGCTTGCCTCCCTCGTGGTAAGTATTCTGTTAATTAAAAGTGAATTAGACCTTTCGTTCGGTGAATTAACAGCGGTAATTCAGGAGAGCAATATGTCGCGGGTCTTCGTTTGGGATTGGCAAGAACCCACTAATTTCTTCAAGCAGTTTATTGCCGGGGCATTTATTGCCATTGTGATGACGGGGCTGGATCAGGATATGATGCAGAAAAACCTGACTATTAAAACCCTGAAAGATGCTCAGAAAAATGTGTTTTGGTTTACCGTAATACTAGTTCTTGCGAATATCTTATTCCTTTCGCTAGGTGCTTTATTGTATATCTACGCTAACGAAATTGGGTTCACTATTCCGGAACGATCTGATAATCTCTTTCCAGCACTGGCGGTTAATCAGTTTCAGGTTTATGCGGGCGTGATTTTTTTGCTGGGAATTACCGCGGCGGCCTATTCTAGTGCCGATTCAGCCCTTACGGCCTTAACTACTTCGTTCTGCGTAGATTTTCTGGGTATTGGACGTAATCGTGACGAAGTACGGGATGCAGCCAAAGAAAAGATTGACCAACGCACGCGCAAGTGGGTTCACGTAATGTTTTCATTTATACTGCTGATTGTTATTCTCATTTTCAACTTCATTAACGATGAGAGCGTAATTATGGCGGTGTACCGAGTAGCTACTTACACCTACGGCCCACTGTTGGGCTTGTATGCTTTTGGGCTCTATACTAAGTGGAAAGTGAAAGATCGATGGATTCCTTGGGTAGCGGTGCTTTCCCCACTTATTTGCTTTGTGCTAGATACTAATTCGGCGGCTTGGTTTAATGGCTTCAAGTTTGGTCATTTTCTTTTAATCATAAATGGAGCAATCACCTTTCTAGGCTTGCTACTGATTCGCGACCGTTCGGTATCCGAATCGGTTTAA
- a CDS encoding carboxypeptidase-like regulatory domain-containing protein, whose protein sequence is MKYLIVLGGLLLILTANQSTYAQGRSQVVQLSGLVLGEDSTYALPGVNVYVPTAGRGTTTNQYGYFSMPVLPGDSVLFSTVGFKRQYFLVPENRVESMTIIVELLADTTYLPAITVFPYPSEELFKEALLALNLPNENQYANMRDNLAEDLLAQMFQAMPMDGSMNHRYFMDQQFNYIQNRSGPQPIPFLNPFAWSEFIKSIKRGDFKRKKE, encoded by the coding sequence TTGAAATATCTCATTGTTTTAGGAGGATTACTACTGATACTGACTGCCAACCAGTCAACCTACGCTCAAGGGCGTAGCCAGGTAGTTCAACTCTCCGGATTGGTATTGGGCGAAGATAGCACCTACGCTTTGCCCGGAGTAAATGTTTACGTACCTACCGCCGGAAGAGGAACTACCACCAATCAGTACGGCTATTTTTCTATGCCCGTACTACCAGGCGATAGTGTGCTGTTTAGTACCGTTGGCTTCAAACGGCAGTATTTTCTGGTACCGGAAAACCGGGTAGAGAGTATGACGATTATTGTAGAATTGCTGGCCGATACTACCTATCTTCCGGCAATCACGGTGTTTCCTTACCCGAGTGAAGAGCTATTCAAGGAGGCATTACTGGCTCTTAATCTGCCTAATGAAAATCAGTACGCTAACATGCGTGATAACTTAGCGGAAGATCTTCTGGCGCAGATGTTTCAAGCCATGCCGATGGATGGTAGTATGAACCACCGCTATTTCATGGATCAGCAGTTTAACTATATCCAGAATCGGTCGGGCCCTCAGCCTATTCCCTTCCTAAACCCCTTCGCTTGGAGCGAATTTATTAAATCCATTAAACGGGGTGACTTCAAGCGTAAAAAGGAGTGA
- a CDS encoding ArsR/SmtB family transcription factor, whose amino-acid sequence MRVKNFSLGFGLQLFKAFSEESRIRILHLLYQETEMCITDLEQVLDFTQTKTSRHLSYLRNAGLVYSRQVDQFVYYRIRHQSKDMVEQIFQYMSKDKTLLEDHETYKILYSNRELAVNKLHQKKWHRLD is encoded by the coding sequence ATGCGGGTTAAAAATTTTAGTTTAGGATTTGGTTTACAACTATTTAAAGCTTTCTCAGAAGAGTCGCGCATTCGCATTCTCCACTTATTGTATCAGGAAACCGAAATGTGCATTACCGATTTAGAGCAGGTGCTCGATTTTACGCAAACGAAAACCTCGCGCCACCTTAGCTACCTGCGAAACGCCGGGTTAGTGTACAGTAGGCAGGTAGACCAGTTTGTGTATTACCGCATTCGGCATCAGTCGAAAGATATGGTAGAGCAGATATTTCAGTACATGAGTAAGGACAAAACATTACTGGAAGATCACGAGACTTACAAAATACTCTATTCTAACCGAGAGCTAGCGGTGAATAAACTGCATCAGAAAAAGTGGCACCGTCTAGATTAA
- a CDS encoding ATP-dependent Clp protease adaptor ClpS gives MDYEIQEDVLVETEVYEELLDLRDLVVLNDDYNTFEHVINTLIRVCKHTNEQAEQCTLIIHYKGKCAVKKGTLEELKPMLDAIHDAGIGAEIQ, from the coding sequence ATGGATTACGAAATACAGGAAGACGTTTTAGTAGAGACCGAAGTATACGAAGAATTACTGGACCTACGGGATCTGGTAGTGCTGAACGATGATTATAATACCTTTGAGCACGTTATTAACACGCTTATTCGGGTATGCAAGCATACGAATGAGCAAGCCGAACAGTGCACCTTAATTATTCATTACAAAGGTAAATGTGCGGTAAAAAAGGGCACGCTAGAAGAGCTAAAACCCATGCTGGATGCTATTCACGATGCCGGTATTGGCGCGGAAATACAGTAG
- a CDS encoding type II toxin-antitoxin system VapC family toxin, giving the protein METELSDIQERIASKQVGTLPITTDHLETLENLPYQDKHRDPFDRLIIIQAMTENMTLIFNDPHFTKYPVKLLW; this is encoded by the coding sequence TTGGAAACCGAATTAAGTGATATTCAAGAGCGGATAGCGTCTAAACAAGTAGGCACCCTACCAATTACAACCGATCATTTAGAAACACTGGAAAATTTGCCTTACCAAGATAAACATCGTGACCCGTTTGATCGGTTGATTATCATCCAAGCCATGACGGAAAATATGACTTTGATTTTCAATGATCCGCACTTTACTAAATATCCAGTCAAACTGCTTTGGTAA
- the gldN gene encoding gliding motility protein GldN: protein MKSINQIVKQLTGAAIIALSTMGVSYGQANDGYNEEGYNDNSIRPIHTSDQLYRTRVWRRMDLKEKQNKPFFSENRWMTRVIVESVMNGTLYPYTNDSVTTRMSKEQFIENMTIPMDGPALSEEEIAMGFGQDNSADDGWGDSGDDGWGDDSSNDDGWGDSAGQGAEGTDMGGAEAAAPQAESYLFAPKDVSVVEIVEDVIFDKERGRQYYDVQAVTLILPPENFPNTGLLKEVASFRYKDLLRVFEENPEIAVWVNPRNSAKNLNLQYAFDLRLFNAHIVKYSNPDDERIVDMTEGNKRQALLKSLEYEYDMLEREHELWEY, encoded by the coding sequence ATGAAGAGTATTAATCAAATTGTAAAACAGCTTACCGGAGCAGCCATCATTGCACTAAGTACAATGGGGGTATCGTACGGGCAAGCGAACGATGGTTACAATGAGGAAGGATACAATGATAATTCTATCCGACCTATTCACACTTCTGATCAGCTATACCGAACTCGGGTATGGCGACGGATGGATTTGAAGGAAAAGCAAAACAAGCCATTCTTCTCGGAAAATCGCTGGATGACCCGCGTGATAGTTGAGTCGGTGATGAACGGAACGCTGTATCCTTACACGAACGATTCAGTGACTACTCGTATGTCTAAGGAGCAGTTTATTGAAAACATGACTATTCCGATGGATGGCCCCGCGCTGAGCGAAGAAGAAATTGCAATGGGTTTCGGCCAGGATAACTCGGCTGATGATGGCTGGGGAGACAGTGGTGACGATGGATGGGGTGACGATAGTAGCAACGATGATGGTTGGGGCGATAGCGCAGGGCAAGGAGCGGAAGGAACCGACATGGGCGGAGCCGAAGCTGCGGCACCTCAAGCCGAGAGCTACTTATTCGCTCCTAAAGATGTATCGGTGGTTGAGATTGTTGAAGATGTAATCTTCGATAAAGAGCGAGGTCGACAGTACTACGATGTGCAAGCCGTTACCCTGATTTTACCTCCCGAAAACTTCCCGAATACCGGACTATTGAAAGAAGTTGCTTCTTTCCGATACAAAGATTTGCTCCGCGTGTTTGAGGAAAATCCGGAGATTGCGGTTTGGGTAAACCCTCGTAACAGTGCCAAAAATCTTAACTTACAGTATGCGTTTGATCTGCGTCTATTCAACGCTCATATTGTAAAGTATTCTAACCCGGATGATGAGCGAATTGTGGATATGACTGAGGGGAATAAGCGACAAGCTTTGTTGAAATCGTTAGAGTACGAATACGATATGCTAGAGCGCGAACACGAACTTTGGGAATATTAA
- the recR gene encoding recombination mediator RecR, which produces MEYPSKLIEDAVNEISKLPGIGKKSALRLALHLLKQDEDRTQSLADSLVNLRTKTQYCQVCHNIADAPICAICQNRQRDRSIICVVETATDLIAIENTSQYRGLYHVLGGVISPLDGVSPSDLAIDSLLQRMNADDSEVREVLLALSATMEGDTTAFFITKKLKPLDVKITSIARGVPIGSELEYTDEITLGRSIVGRKAYEG; this is translated from the coding sequence ATGGAATACCCTTCCAAACTTATTGAAGACGCGGTTAACGAAATATCCAAACTACCGGGTATCGGTAAAAAATCGGCATTACGATTAGCTTTGCACTTACTTAAGCAAGATGAAGATCGTACCCAATCCTTAGCCGATTCACTCGTGAACTTACGGACTAAAACGCAGTACTGCCAGGTTTGCCACAATATTGCGGATGCTCCTATCTGCGCTATTTGCCAAAACCGACAGCGCGATCGTAGTATCATCTGTGTAGTAGAAACTGCTACGGATTTAATTGCAATTGAGAATACTTCGCAGTACCGAGGCTTGTACCACGTGCTAGGGGGAGTGATCTCGCCATTAGACGGAGTTTCACCTAGCGATCTTGCCATTGACAGTTTGCTTCAGCGGATGAATGCCGATGATTCGGAAGTGAGAGAAGTATTACTCGCGTTGAGTGCCACCATGGAAGGCGATACCACCGCTTTTTTTATTACTAAAAAGCTCAAACCACTGGATGTGAAAATCACCTCCATCGCCCGAGGAGTACCGATTGGTAGCGAATTGGAGTATACCGATGAAATTACTTTGGGAAGGAGTATTGTGGGGCGAAAAGCGTACGAAGGATAA
- a CDS encoding precorrin-2 dehydrogenase/sirohydrochlorin ferrochelatase family protein, giving the protein MDQGNQLFPVFFKLHELDVLVVGGGYVGLEKLEAILKNSPETCVTLVGQEILQPDIFRLAEEHPNVRVVERQFRWRDLRGKDLVFLATNDRKLHERVKVRTRRRRIMTNVADTPNLCDFYLSSVVKKGDLKIAISSNGKSPTLTKRIRQYLEEAIPDDVQSLLDNLLEVRNQLRGDFEYKVKKLNEVTADWLSQERSRTDK; this is encoded by the coding sequence ATGGATCAGGGCAACCAACTTTTTCCAGTTTTTTTCAAGTTGCACGAATTAGATGTACTCGTAGTGGGTGGCGGCTACGTAGGACTGGAAAAGCTGGAAGCTATTCTGAAAAATAGCCCGGAGACTTGCGTAACGCTGGTGGGGCAGGAGATTCTGCAACCTGATATATTTCGCTTGGCCGAAGAACACCCGAACGTGCGTGTGGTTGAACGGCAATTTCGCTGGCGTGATCTACGTGGTAAAGACTTGGTTTTTCTAGCTACCAATGATCGAAAATTGCACGAACGCGTTAAGGTGCGAACCCGCCGACGTCGCATTATGACCAACGTAGCCGATACGCCCAATCTTTGCGATTTTTATCTAAGTTCAGTCGTCAAGAAAGGTGATCTGAAGATTGCCATTTCCAGCAACGGTAAATCACCTACCCTGACCAAGCGTATTCGACAGTACCTAGAAGAAGCCATTCCCGACGATGTGCAGTCGCTGCTGGATAACTTGCTGGAAGTACGCAACCAACTACGCGGTGATTTTGAGTACAAAGTAAAAAAGCTCAATGAAGTAACCGCTGATTGGCTTTCTCAGGAGCGGAGTAGAACCGATAAATAG
- a CDS encoding SgcJ/EcaC family oxidoreductase translates to MTGYATLDSPEAIPRVFVEAWNQRDARQIARLFDSDGEFVNVTGLWWHRQEDIERAHDYGLRTIFNKSTLTLIRTKTKYLANHIAIVHAKVKLTGQTPTAEVPNPGARHTIFTFVVHQSGEVWSCAAAQNTDIVPAMETHIRDEQNQLHAVDYRRSTR, encoded by the coding sequence GTGACGGGTTACGCTACCTTAGACAGTCCCGAAGCTATTCCCCGAGTGTTTGTAGAAGCCTGGAACCAGCGGGATGCCCGGCAGATTGCTAGATTATTTGATTCGGACGGAGAATTTGTTAACGTAACGGGCTTATGGTGGCATAGACAGGAAGATATTGAACGCGCTCACGACTACGGTCTGCGTACCATATTCAATAAGTCTACCTTAACGTTAATTCGAACCAAGACGAAGTATTTGGCCAATCACATTGCGATAGTACACGCCAAAGTAAAACTCACTGGGCAAACTCCTACTGCCGAAGTACCCAATCCGGGAGCGCGACATACAATATTCACTTTTGTGGTGCACCAATCGGGTGAAGTGTGGAGCTGTGCTGCTGCTCAGAATACCGATATTGTTCCGGCAATGGAAACGCATATTCGGGACGAACAAAACCAGCTACATGCCGTAGACTACCGAAGATCAACCCGATAA
- a CDS encoding YggS family pyridoxal phosphate-dependent enzyme, with translation MNIAENVQQLQQELAPSECKLIAVSKTKPVSTLMDAYEAGVRDFGENKVQEMVEKYEQMPKDIRWHMIGHLQRNKVKNIAPFVHLIHSVDSIRLMEEINKQGAKHHRVISCLLQAHISEEESKFGFTDEEIFRLIRDETIQHLKYVQVVGLMGMASFTSDEAKVHKEFEHLKLLFDALKYNDDLPDQIRMEEVSMGMSGDYRIAIEEGSTMVRIGTSIFGERNYQK, from the coding sequence ATGAATATTGCAGAAAATGTGCAGCAGTTGCAGCAAGAGCTAGCTCCTAGCGAGTGCAAACTGATTGCTGTGAGTAAAACCAAACCGGTAAGTACACTGATGGATGCTTACGAAGCTGGAGTGCGAGATTTTGGGGAAAACAAGGTGCAGGAGATGGTGGAAAAATACGAGCAAATGCCGAAAGACATTCGGTGGCATATGATTGGGCATTTGCAACGGAATAAGGTAAAGAACATCGCTCCGTTTGTTCACTTGATTCACTCAGTTGATAGTATACGGCTAATGGAAGAAATTAATAAGCAAGGAGCGAAGCACCACCGGGTGATTTCGTGCCTGCTACAGGCGCATATTTCGGAAGAAGAAAGTAAATTTGGCTTTACCGACGAAGAAATCTTTCGCCTTATTCGGGATGAGACTATTCAGCATTTGAAGTACGTGCAAGTAGTGGGACTAATGGGCATGGCTAGTTTTACTTCCGATGAAGCTAAAGTACACAAAGAGTTCGAGCACCTAAAACTGCTGTTTGACGCACTAAAGTACAATGATGATTTACCCGACCAAATCCGGATGGAAGAAGTTTCGATGGGCATGAGTGGTGATTACCGTATTGCCATTGAAGAAGGCAGTACGATGGTGCGAATTGGTACGTCTATTTTCGGTGAGCGTAATTATCAAAAGTAA
- the uvrC gene encoding excinuclease ABC subunit UvrC yields MEIPVYTPDQVNLLPDQPGVYKYYNADRTLIYVGKAKSLKKRVSSYFTKSKNTNRKTVKMVREIRTIEFTIVNSEFDALLLENSLIKKNQPKYNILLKDDKSYPFILLTNERFPRVIPTRQRIPDAGTYFGPFASVKAMNNILDLLRNLYTLRTCRYDLSEENVKSKKYKVCLEYHIGNCLGPCEGLQTEESYNQDIQQATNILKGNMSIARTYFKDKMQQTAENLEFEEAQRFKDKLSLLTKYQAKSIVVNTHLGDTDVFTIVSDDQIAYINYLKANKGSIILTKTIEVKKKLDESNEDILALMIVELRERYLSATKEILANIEVPIELAGVTITVPKIGDKRKLVDLSIKNALYYKRERVNRVQEYQQRVSRVVLKLQEDLHLKQPPMHIECFDNSNLQGSNPVASMVCFKNGKPSKKDYRKFNIKTVVGSDDFASMYEIVFRRYKRLLEEDLEFPNLIVIDGGKGQLKAACQALKDVGVYGDIPIIGIAKRLEEIYTPGDPYPLHIDKKSESLKLIQRVRDEAHRFAITFHRKKRSNAALRSELEDIKGIGRKTALSLLKNFKSVKNIREAPEEDLAQLVGSSKAKTLKEALSK; encoded by the coding sequence ATGGAAATACCGGTTTACACGCCCGATCAAGTGAATTTACTCCCCGACCAACCGGGAGTTTACAAATACTATAACGCTGACCGCACCCTCATTTACGTAGGTAAAGCCAAAAGCCTGAAAAAGCGCGTTAGTAGCTACTTTACCAAATCCAAAAATACCAACCGTAAAACGGTAAAAATGGTAAGGGAGATTCGGACCATTGAGTTTACCATTGTGAATTCGGAATTTGATGCGCTGCTACTGGAAAATAGTCTGATAAAAAAGAATCAGCCGAAGTACAACATTCTGCTAAAAGACGATAAAAGTTATCCCTTTATTTTACTAACCAACGAACGGTTTCCCCGGGTGATCCCAACCCGCCAGCGTATTCCCGATGCGGGTACTTACTTTGGCCCCTTTGCCAGTGTGAAGGCCATGAACAATATACTAGATTTGCTTCGTAATCTGTATACACTCCGCACCTGCCGTTACGATTTGTCCGAAGAAAATGTCAAATCCAAAAAGTATAAAGTGTGTCTGGAATACCACATTGGTAATTGCCTCGGCCCCTGTGAAGGTCTGCAGACTGAGGAAAGCTACAACCAAGACATTCAGCAGGCTACCAATATTCTGAAGGGGAATATGAGCATAGCCCGTACCTACTTTAAGGATAAAATGCAGCAGACGGCGGAAAATCTGGAGTTCGAAGAAGCGCAACGGTTTAAAGACAAACTTTCTTTACTGACAAAATACCAAGCCAAATCCATTGTCGTCAATACCCACTTGGGCGATACCGATGTATTCACTATTGTTTCGGATGATCAGATTGCGTACATCAACTACCTCAAGGCTAACAAAGGCAGTATCATTCTGACTAAAACCATTGAGGTAAAGAAAAAACTGGACGAAAGCAACGAAGATATTTTAGCCCTGATGATCGTAGAACTTCGGGAACGCTACCTGAGTGCAACCAAGGAGATTTTAGCGAATATTGAGGTTCCTATTGAGCTAGCAGGTGTTACGATAACTGTACCCAAAATCGGTGACAAGCGTAAGCTGGTTGATTTATCCATTAAAAATGCGCTGTACTACAAACGAGAACGAGTTAATCGGGTGCAGGAATATCAGCAGCGGGTTAGTCGGGTAGTGCTTAAATTACAGGAAGATTTGCACCTAAAGCAGCCCCCTATGCATATTGAGTGTTTTGATAACTCCAATTTGCAAGGCTCTAATCCGGTAGCTTCTATGGTGTGCTTTAAAAACGGGAAGCCTTCCAAAAAAGATTATCGTAAGTTCAATATCAAAACGGTGGTTGGGTCAGATGATTTTGCTTCTATGTACGAGATTGTGTTTCGCCGGTACAAACGCTTGCTGGAAGAAGACCTGGAGTTTCCTAATCTGATTGTTATTGACGGAGGGAAAGGCCAACTGAAAGCCGCCTGCCAAGCACTGAAAGACGTAGGCGTTTACGGCGATATTCCCATTATCGGTATTGCTAAACGACTGGAAGAGATTTACACTCCCGGTGATCCGTATCCGCTACATATCGATAAAAAATCAGAATCACTCAAGCTAATTCAGCGGGTGCGCGACGAGGCCCACCGCTTTGCCATTACCTTTCACCGTAAAAAGCGATCCAACGCTGCCCTACGTAGCGAACTGGAAGACATTAAGGGGATTGGCCGAAAGACGGCTCTTTCGCTGCTAAAAAACTTCAAATCAGTGAAAAATATCCGAGAGGCCCCAGAAGAGGACTTAGCTCAACTGGTGGGTTCTTCTAAAGCGAAAACACTTAAGGAAGCTTTGAGCAAATAG
- a CDS encoding DUF423 domain-containing protein, translating to MQKFILITAASLGALSVMIGAFGAHALQATLEAGGRTATFETAVKYQFYHTLALLLIGLLMFRVQDKLLDYAALSMMGGILIFSGSLYILCLSGVRWLGAVTPIGGLLFIVGWVLLLVAVAKSNL from the coding sequence ATGCAGAAATTTATTTTAATTACTGCGGCCAGTTTGGGCGCATTATCGGTGATGATTGGAGCTTTTGGCGCGCACGCCCTGCAAGCAACACTAGAAGCGGGAGGCCGAACGGCTACGTTTGAAACCGCGGTGAAGTACCAATTTTATCACACGTTGGCGCTGTTGCTCATTGGTTTACTGATGTTTCGGGTACAGGATAAACTGTTAGATTACGCGGCTCTGTCTATGATGGGTGGTATTCTGATCTTCTCCGGTTCGCTGTATATTCTGTGCCTAAGTGGGGTGCGCTGGCTGGGGGCGGTAACTCCCATCGGTGGACTGCTCTTTATTGTAGGCTGGGTACTGTTGCTAGTGGCTGTGGCCAAGAGTAATTTGTAA
- a CDS encoding peptidylprolyl isomerase, whose translation MKTAEIVTGKGTMKVEFFEEDAPNTVDNFTKLAKEGFYDGLTFHRVIPNFVIQGGCPNGTGAGGPGYTIDCELDGDNQYHDRGVLSMAHAGRNTGGSQFFICHSRDNTAHLDRNHTVFGKVVEGLEVIDDIREDDKIEKIVVSEEG comes from the coding sequence ATGAAAACCGCTGAGATTGTTACTGGAAAAGGCACGATGAAAGTAGAGTTCTTTGAAGAAGATGCCCCCAACACCGTAGATAATTTTACTAAACTAGCGAAAGAAGGATTTTACGATGGACTTACGTTCCACCGGGTAATTCCTAACTTTGTTATTCAGGGTGGTTGCCCCAATGGCACGGGTGCGGGTGGACCCGGCTACACTATCGACTGTGAGCTAGACGGCGACAATCAGTACCATGACCGGGGAGTATTATCAATGGCTCACGCCGGACGAAATACCGGAGGCAGTCAATTCTTTATCTGCCACAGTCGCGACAACACGGCTCATCTGGATCGTAATCATACCGTGTTTGGAAAAGTAGTGGAAGGATTAGAAGTAATTGATGACATTCGAGAGGATGATAAAATTGAGAAAATTGTAGTGAGTGAGGAAGGATAG
- a CDS encoding DUF6992 family protein: MKKCFLLLLLFLLFDQVQAQSDALANYNEQRLQITRIGMLTLGGWAIGNMGVSGALMSNTSGSRYYFHQMNVFWNVINIGLAGFGYYNAATADPSAFTLAETIQEQHSIEKLLLFNAGLDVAYLAGGFYLLERSRRESDQAERWKGYGQSLLLQGGFLLLFDAVLYAIVQQPSSELFTLLSSVQITPGGIGFVYRF, encoded by the coding sequence ATGAAAAAATGCTTCTTACTACTACTGCTGTTCTTACTTTTTGACCAAGTGCAGGCTCAATCAGATGCGCTAGCAAATTATAATGAACAACGACTGCAAATCACTCGAATTGGTATGCTCACGCTGGGCGGATGGGCAATCGGCAACATGGGGGTAAGTGGGGCACTGATGAGCAATACGTCCGGTAGTCGCTACTACTTTCATCAGATGAACGTATTCTGGAATGTTATTAATATTGGATTAGCCGGATTTGGATACTACAATGCAGCCACGGCTGACCCTTCGGCTTTTACCTTAGCCGAAACTATTCAAGAACAGCACAGCATAGAAAAGCTCTTGTTATTCAACGCCGGATTGGATGTAGCTTACTTAGCGGGAGGATTTTACTTGCTGGAGCGTAGCCGTCGGGAATCAGACCAGGCAGAACGCTGGAAAGGCTACGGACAATCGTTGCTGCTGCAAGGTGGCTTCCTGCTGCTTTTCGACGCGGTGTTATACGCCATTGTACAGCAGCCTAGCAGCGAACTATTTACGCTGCTGTCTTCGGTGCAAATTACCCCGGGTGGGATAGGCTTCGTTTATCGTTTTTAG